In Natator depressus isolate rNatDep1 chromosome 9, rNatDep2.hap1, whole genome shotgun sequence, a single genomic region encodes these proteins:
- the PTX3 gene encoding pentraxin-related protein PTX3, translated as MLFQEMLSLTILLCAFWSSSSALNNEDYDLMYLNFENEIESIVPATEETISCDCQREHTKWDKLFIMLENSQMKENMLLQSIDEILKVELQTLRAEMIQFVANFAGTCTTTIEKVTSRVLSQVDQTLMRNRDHIQESKTLHESEQRKILEELLQLSLNVSNRLTQLESVWQRTAKVETGFQPQDKSSYMGRGDNFILNSLREELQKTRAELKGSQKWAAQHLLPAGCETAILFPMRSKKIFGSVHPTVDMMLQSFTACIWVKVTEVLDKTIIFSYGTKRNPYEIQFYLSHDSAVLAVGSDQNKLIAPNTISPGQWAHFCGTWSSDNGTISLWANGELVATTSETAEAYIIPDGGILQVGQEKNGCCVGGGFDETLAFSGKLTGFNIWDRVLSNEEITARPRAEDSCNIRGNVVGWGVTEILPHGGAQYVS; from the exons ATGCTGTTTCAAGAAATGCTTTCTTTGACAATTCTACTTTGTGCTTTCTGGTCTTCCTCCTCTGCTCTGAACAATGAGGACTATGATCTCATGTACCTGAATTTCGAGAATGAAATAGAAAGTATAGTTCCTGCTACTGAAGAAA CTATTTCATGTGACTGTCAGCGAGAGCACACGAAATGGGACAAACTCTTCATCATGCTTGAGAACTCACAGATGAAAGAGAACATGTTGCTTCAGTCCATTGATGAAATCCTTAAGGTGGAACTGCAAACTCTACGAGCAGAAATGATCCAGTTTGTGGCTAATTTTGCTGGCACGTGCACCACCACCATTGAGAAAGTCACCTCCCGAGTCTTATCACAGGTGGACCAAACACTGATGAGGAACAGAGATCATATTCAGGAGTCCAAGACGCTTCATGAATCTGAGCAAAGAAAGATTCTTGAAGAGCTTCTGCAGCTGAGCCTCAACGTGTCTAACAGACTCACCCAGCTGGAGAGTGTTTGGCAGAGGACAGCTAAAGTGGAGACAGGTTTTCAGCCACAAGATAAATCCAGTTACATGGGCAGAGGGGACAATTTCATTTTGAACTCTCTGAGGGAAGAACTACAGAAAACAAGAGCTGAGCTAAAAGGATCGCAAAAGTGGGCAGCTCAGCACTTACTGCCAGCTG ggtgTGAAACTGCAATTTTATTCCCAATGCGTTCCAAAAAGATCTTTGGGAGTGTTCACCCAACTGTTGACATGATGCTCCAATCCTTTACTGCCTGCATTTGGGTCAAAGTGACTGAGGTGCTGGACAAAACGATCATATTCTCCTATGGCACAAAGAGAAATCCATATGAAATTCAATTCTATCTCAGCCATGACTCTGCGGTACTTGCTGTAGGTAGTGACCAGAACAAGTTAATTGCCCCAAACACAATTTCTCCTGGACAATGGGCTCACTTTTGTGGCACTTGGAGCTCAGACAATGGGACCATATCATTGTGGGCAAATGGGGAGCTTGTCGCTACCACCTCAGAAACAGCAGAGGCTTATATAATTCCAGATGGAGGAATTTTGCAGGTAGGCCAAGAAAAGAATGGTTGCTGTGTTGGAGGTGGTTTTGATGAAACTTTAGCCTTTTCGGGAAAACTGACTGGCTTTAATATCTGGGATAGAGTTCTCAGCAATGAAGAGATAACAGCACGGCCTAGAGCAGAAGATTCATGTAATATCAGGGGCAATGTTGTTGGGTGGGGAGTTACAGAGATTCTGCCACATGGAGGAGCTCAATATGTTTCCTAA